AAGACGCTCCGAATGAAGGTCACTGATGCCGTAGAACGCCGAAGTCGCCCACCGATGCAGCGGATTGACGATAAAGCACAGTTCGTCTTCACCAATTTCAACAAACTCGAGACTGGTGGATGCAGGCCGATGGTTCACAAGGGCAAGATCCAATTCATTGTTCTTAATCTTCTCCTCTGCCTCATTGCCATCAATAGTATCAATTTTTAATGAAACCTTGGGGAAGCTCTCCTGAAACTCACGGATTACAGCAGGAAGGATATATTGACATGCCGAGGGGCCAGCACCGATCTTTAATTGCCCTCTTTGCCAATGATCGGGCGAGTTGGTTCTCTCCCGCGCGACTCGCATTACTTCCAGAATTCTTTTCGCATCTGGCAAAAACCGACGCCCGGCATCCGTAAGCGCCATGCTGCGGGAACTTCGATCAAATAACTTACAGTCCAGATCTATTTCTAAACACTTCAAAGAGTGGCTGATAGCAGATGGTGTCAAATGCAAGTCTTCGCCAGCCTTCCGCATGCTCAGCGTTTCACTTAATTTTACAAACACCACGATGTTTTTGCTCTCAATGATATCACCGCTCACAACGGACAAGCAGCATCTTAGATACCACAAATGCAGATCGTTCAATTTATTTCACCGATAGAGTGAAAACGTTTCACGGCATTTATCGCTAAAATTCAATTTGTGGCAAAGCGAATGCTAAACTTGTGCGTATGCTCAATCGTGATTTTAAGAGAAATATCAAAATCGGTTATGTTCCTATGTTGGATTGCGCCAGTTTGATTATTGCACGCGAGCTTGGCTATTTTCAAAAGTATGATGTCAGCGTTGTTTTGAGCAGAGAAGCCGGTTGGGCCTCTGTTCGAGAAAAACTCATCAACGGTGAGTTACACGCATCCCATGCCCCGGCGAGCATGGTTTTTGAACTGACTTGCGGTCTTGGTGTCCTGAAAACCCCAAGTCTGACCGGACTGGTTACTGCGCTGAACGGCAATGCAATCACACTTTCAAACGAGTTATGGGACTTGGGTGTTAGGGATGCTAGAACCCTCAAGAAAGTCATTGATAAGTTTCGTGGTAAGCGGATTTTCACCTTTGCAGGTGTCTTAAATTACTCATCGCAGCATTATTTAATGCGAGATTGGCTGCTCTCTGGAGGCATCGACCCGGAGCGGGATGTGCGCATGGCCATCGTCCCTCCCCCACTCGTCTCGTCAAATCTACAGAAGGGCTATCTTGACGGATACTGTGTTGCGGAGCCATGGAGCACCAACTGTGTCCAAAACGGCAGAGGATGGGTCGCTTGCTTAACCTCAGATTTTTCGCCCTACCACATTGAGAAAGTATTTGTAGTCACGGAAGCTTTCGATTCCAGACAGCATGAAGAACATCTTGCCATTCTAAGGGCGTTAATGGACGCAGCAGATTTTTGCGATAAACCGGAAAACCGAGAGCAAGTCGCCCAGATCCTAGCACAAACACAGTATCTAGACCTCCCCATTGAAAGCCTGAAGGAAACGTTGGTTGGCCCCTTTAATCTAGGAAACGGCCGAACGGCCAATGCCGACGAGGCTATTATCTTCTCAAGGAACGACGCAGGAAGGCCCACGGCCGGCAAGGCAAGCTGGGTGCTCGAGCAAATCCGAAGGCATAAACTCGATCTGTCAAATCCGTCACTCAATAGCGACCTGATAGCTTCGGTCTATCGTGAAGATATTTATGAGGAGGCAATCGTGGGACTTAGCTCTGGGAGCCAGGAAAACCGCGAACAAACGGAATCATTAGCTTTAGCAGATCGAACTTAATAAACTATAAAATACCAATTTCGATCATAACGAAAAAAAGGAGAAAAAAGAAAAATGAGTAACATAAAAGATCCATTCGATCCAAATCAGAACATCTGGGACGAGTGTGGTGAAACCACTGATTCAGACAGCCGCCCAGATCACTTCATTGATATGCTCGAGTCTCCCATGGAGCGAGAGAATCAATCCTTCCTTAACAAACGTGCACAAGAGTCTGGCGATGGTGTTGGCTTAAGTCGAGCGCTGGAAGGTTCCGTACTCAAAAGTATCTTCAAAACCGACTTGAATCGCAGAAGATTCCTTAAAGGTGTAGGCTCCGCAACCGCATTCGGTATTCTTAGTCAGTTCATTCCAATTCAATCGCTGCACGCGATGGCGGAGGACGCAAAGTCCAAGATCGAAAAGAAGAAACTCAAGATTGGCTTCGTTCCAATCACTTGTGCTACGCCCATTATCGCGGGCCACGCGCTGGGGTTCTATGACAAATATGGCCTCGAAGTAGACATCATAAAAACCGCAGGTTGGGCGGTTGCTCGGGACAAGTGCATGAATGGTGAATACGACGCCTCACACCTGCTTGCACCAATGCCTGCTGCGATGTCACTCGGCCTAGGTTCCGCTGCTCAAGACTGGCGCATGGTGACCAACGTGAACACAAATGGTCAGGCCATTGTTTTAGCAAACAAGCACAAGAACCGCCAAGACCCATCCACCTGGAAGGGCATGAAGTTCGGTGTGCCATTTGAGTACTCGATGCACAACCTGCTCTTACGTCTCTATGTCGCTGAACACGGTATCGATCCGGATAAGGACATCCAAATCCGCGTGGTTCCACCACCTGAAATGGTTGCCAACCTCCGCGCAGAAAACGTCGATGGTTACCTTGCGCCAGACCCATTCAATCAGCGGGCGGTTTACGACGGTGTCGGTTTCATCCACAAGTTGACAAAGGATATCTGGGATCAGCACCCATGCTGCTGCTTTGGTATCAGCCAGCAATTCATAGATGAGAATCCGAATACCTTCATCGTTCTGTTAACCGCGATTCTCGATGCAACCGCAACCGCTGAGCGTTCTGACCAGCGTGTCCGCTTTGCCGAGTCGATGGCACCTCGCAATTATCTGAACCAGCCATCAGCGGTTCTGAAGCAAATCCTCACCGGGGTTTATCCAGATGGTCAAGGCAACATTAAGAAAGTGCCAGACCGTATCTCCTTCATGCCATTCCCATCACAGTCAATGGGCACATGGATCCTCGGCCAAATGCGTCGCTGGGACTACATCAAAGACGACGTCGATTATAAAGGAATCTCGGACGAGATCTTTATGTCTGCAGACGTTAAAAAGCGCATGCTAGAGATGGCTAACCACAACAAAAATCTTAACTGGACTGATATTCCTGACACCAAGTATCCGGTCTATGATGTTTACGGTAAAGACTTCGATCCGAATCAGATCAATGAGTACATCGATACTTTCGAGATCACACGTTCCATCTAAACATAACTGAAATTAACCGTCAGCGAAAGCTGCCTCACTTATTATGAACACAAAGCGAATCTGGACTGCAGTACTTTTGTCCGTCGGCTTCTTTCTGGCATTTCTTGCCATATGGCATGTAACCACACATGTCGAGAAGACCAAAGCCGATTCAATAACCCTTAGTTCTGATGAAGTGGGGCAGCTTACTGCTGCCGGTATGTCGGAAACCGACATGCAAATCTATGCCGAGAAAGGCCTAAAGTTCGACCAAATCGAGCAGATCGCCAACATGGGCCTGACCCATGAAGACCTCGAAATGGCAGGTGGCATAGAGGCCTTTGGCTTCACTACAGGCGGCGCAGCTGAAGAAGCTACCACGGGATTCCCAAGCCCAGCCTTGGTTTGGAAAGAGGCCTATTACCAACTCTCGGACCCCTTCTACGACCGGGGTCCGAACGACAAAGGTATCGGCACTCAGCTCAAGTATTCCCTCTTCCGCGTTGGCACTGGTTTTCTCCTGGCCGTCATAGTTGCCGTCCCCCTTGGATTCGTGATCGGCATGTTCCCCTTGTTGAACATGGCTTTGATGCCCTACATCCAAGTTCTCAAACCTATTTCACCACTGGCCTGGCTTCCAGTCGCCCTCTACCTGATTAAAGATTCTGAACAGGCTTCGATTTTTGTCATCTTTGTATGCTCCATCTGGCCAATGTTGATCAACACAGCCTACGGCGTTTCCAGCACCAAAAAGGACTGGATCAATATCGCCAAGACGCTCGAGCTCAGCCAATTCAAAACTGCCTGGTCAGTTGTACTCCCGGCAGCCTCCCCCACAATTCTCACCGGCATGCGCATTTCACTCAGCATCGCCTGGCTGGTGATCGTCGCTGCGGAAATGGTTATTGGAGGCATCGGAGTGGGTTACTTCGTCTGGAACGAATGGAACGGACTCAATCTCGCCAGCATGATCTTCGCGATTTTCATCATCGGCGTCGTAGGCCTCATACTAGACCTGATCTTGGGGCAACTCGTTAAAACTTTCACCTACCAAGAGTAATGGCCAATAATAATAACGACTTTATTAAGACAGAACTACTGACCAAAGTTTTCCCGCCTATCAAACGCGGCGGCGAATCTTTGACCGTTTTTGACCAGGTCAATTTCTCGATCAAAAAGGGGGAGTTCACCACTTGCATCGGCCATTCGGGCTGCGGCAAGTCCACCATCTTGAAT
The Rubellicoccus peritrichatus DNA segment above includes these coding regions:
- a CDS encoding LysR family transcriptional regulator produces the protein MSGDIIESKNIVVFVKLSETLSMRKAGEDLHLTPSAISHSLKCLEIDLDCKLFDRSSRSMALTDAGRRFLPDAKRILEVMRVARERTNSPDHWQRGQLKIGAGPSACQYILPAVIREFQESFPKVSLKIDTIDGNEAEEKIKNNELDLALVNHRPASTSLEFVEIGEDELCFIVNPLHRWATSAFYGISDLHSERLIYSDAEGYYHDRISEYFRPHNLNLRPFIEVGHEEIIKHFVRLNLGIGIIAPWIASSEIEERLLVSVAFGTTVPKRQWGIIYSKNKELTFPEHLFLGSASYICKNLMQKNP
- a CDS encoding CmpA/NrtA family ABC transporter substrate-binding protein codes for the protein MLNRDFKRNIKIGYVPMLDCASLIIARELGYFQKYDVSVVLSREAGWASVREKLINGELHASHAPASMVFELTCGLGVLKTPSLTGLVTALNGNAITLSNELWDLGVRDARTLKKVIDKFRGKRIFTFAGVLNYSSQHYLMRDWLLSGGIDPERDVRMAIVPPPLVSSNLQKGYLDGYCVAEPWSTNCVQNGRGWVACLTSDFSPYHIEKVFVVTEAFDSRQHEEHLAILRALMDAADFCDKPENREQVAQILAQTQYLDLPIESLKETLVGPFNLGNGRTANADEAIIFSRNDAGRPTAGKASWVLEQIRRHKLDLSNPSLNSDLIASVYREDIYEEAIVGLSSGSQENREQTESLALADRT
- a CDS encoding CmpA/NrtA family ABC transporter substrate-binding protein, producing the protein MSNIKDPFDPNQNIWDECGETTDSDSRPDHFIDMLESPMERENQSFLNKRAQESGDGVGLSRALEGSVLKSIFKTDLNRRRFLKGVGSATAFGILSQFIPIQSLHAMAEDAKSKIEKKKLKIGFVPITCATPIIAGHALGFYDKYGLEVDIIKTAGWAVARDKCMNGEYDASHLLAPMPAAMSLGLGSAAQDWRMVTNVNTNGQAIVLANKHKNRQDPSTWKGMKFGVPFEYSMHNLLLRLYVAEHGIDPDKDIQIRVVPPPEMVANLRAENVDGYLAPDPFNQRAVYDGVGFIHKLTKDIWDQHPCCCFGISQQFIDENPNTFIVLLTAILDATATAERSDQRVRFAESMAPRNYLNQPSAVLKQILTGVYPDGQGNIKKVPDRISFMPFPSQSMGTWILGQMRRWDYIKDDVDYKGISDEIFMSADVKKRMLEMANHNKNLNWTDIPDTKYPVYDVYGKDFDPNQINEYIDTFEITRSI
- a CDS encoding ABC transporter permease; translated protein: MNTKRIWTAVLLSVGFFLAFLAIWHVTTHVEKTKADSITLSSDEVGQLTAAGMSETDMQIYAEKGLKFDQIEQIANMGLTHEDLEMAGGIEAFGFTTGGAAEEATTGFPSPALVWKEAYYQLSDPFYDRGPNDKGIGTQLKYSLFRVGTGFLLAVIVAVPLGFVIGMFPLLNMALMPYIQVLKPISPLAWLPVALYLIKDSEQASIFVIFVCSIWPMLINTAYGVSSTKKDWINIAKTLELSQFKTAWSVVLPAASPTILTGMRISLSIAWLVIVAAEMVIGGIGVGYFVWNEWNGLNLASMIFAIFIIGVVGLILDLILGQLVKTFTYQE